Proteins from a single region of Fusobacterium gonidiaformans ATCC 25563:
- a CDS encoding efflux RND transporter periplasmic adaptor subunit has product MRKQIIAIMLMGIVLFVACGKKEETPMERPVKKIVSEQVIIREMSQIFESDAVLEPKDKVNHNTERGGTIEKIYKKNGDYVKKGDLVMSFSDAGTKASYLQALANLQTAESSYRIAQGNHSKFKQLYDRGLVSHLEYVSYENTLISASGQLEVAKAMFQSAQSDYSKLERRADISGTIGNLFGKEGNKVNPLEDVFTVLNDSQMQAYIGLPGEYIANVKNGDHLTVHVDNTGKDYEAVISEVNPIADTTTKNFMTKIILQNSEKEIKDGMYASVNLSIGSKQVLSVPDEAIFVRNLISYVFKIVDGKAVRVEVQAGSQNGEYTEIISKDIQEGDRIVVKGLFGLQDGDKVEESTPADLDPKQAN; this is encoded by the coding sequence ATGAGAAAACAAATCATTGCAATAATGTTAATGGGAATAGTATTGTTTGTAGCCTGTGGAAAAAAGGAAGAAACTCCTATGGAAAGACCGGTAAAAAAAATAGTAAGTGAACAGGTTATTATCAGAGAAATGAGTCAGATATTTGAATCAGATGCAGTCCTAGAACCGAAAGATAAGGTGAATCACAATACGGAACGCGGAGGAACTATTGAAAAAATCTATAAAAAGAACGGAGATTATGTGAAAAAAGGAGACTTAGTTATGAGCTTTTCAGATGCCGGAACAAAAGCATCCTATTTACAAGCTTTAGCAAATTTACAGACAGCAGAATCTTCTTATCGAATTGCTCAAGGAAATCATAGTAAGTTTAAACAATTATATGATCGAGGTTTAGTGTCTCATTTGGAATATGTTTCTTATGAAAATACCTTGATATCTGCTAGTGGACAATTAGAGGTTGCAAAGGCAATGTTTCAAAGTGCTCAGAGTGATTATAGCAAGTTGGAAAGAAGAGCAGACATTAGTGGAACCATTGGAAATTTATTTGGAAAAGAAGGAAACAAGGTAAATCCTTTAGAAGATGTTTTTACTGTTTTAAATGATAGTCAAATGCAAGCATATATCGGTTTACCGGGAGAATATATCGCGAATGTAAAAAATGGAGATCATTTAACCGTTCATGTGGATAATACCGGAAAAGATTACGAGGCTGTGATTAGTGAAGTAAACCCGATTGCAGATACTACTACGAAAAACTTTATGACAAAAATAATATTACAAAATTCAGAGAAAGAAATAAAAGATGGAATGTATGCTTCTGTCAATCTATCGATAGGAAGTAAGCAAGTCCTTTCTGTTCCTGATGAAGCTATTTTTGTAAGAAATTTAATTAGCTATGTTTTTAAAATTGTAGATGGGAAAGCAGTGAGAGTAGAAGTACAAGCAGGATCCCAAAATGGAGAATACACAGAAATTATTTCGAAAGATATTCAAGAGGGAGATAGAATTGTAGTAAAAGGATTATTTGGATTACAAGATGGAGATAAGGTGGAAGAAAGCACTCCGGCAGACCTAGATCCAAAACAAGCAAATTAG
- a CDS encoding TolC family protein, with amino-acid sequence MKKIWTMFFLVGSLAFAREITLEEAIQESMNHSKTLKISEKKLQISKLNRSQAIKKALPSVLYNTSYQRTEYERNISKNKSSMQLEKGGYKQSITISQPIFQGGAIIAGIQGAKAYETIADLSYVQEGLNTRLKTIRTFSNIVNSKRNLQALENSEKQLQKRYQKQEAQLELRLITKTDLLKTKYNLLEIQSLIAKAKSNIEVQTEDLKFQMGIDKEEQLEVKEFNVPNHLTDTIDFQKDKEKALESSIQSLIAKSQVEIAKAQETAALGNMLPKINAFASYGVATERTKWKQTREDAEWMGGLSVSWNVFSFGSDYDNYQIAKLEKENKELSEMTAQDTIELTLKTAYSELQRLEILRESRKRGLEAAELNFSMDQEKFDSGLISTIDYLLSETQLREARVNYYQAELDYYYAFEYYRSLLV; translated from the coding sequence ATGAAAAAAATATGGACTATGTTTTTTTTAGTGGGAAGTTTAGCCTTTGCAAGGGAAATTACCTTGGAAGAGGCAATTCAAGAATCGATGAATCACAGTAAGACACTTAAAATTTCAGAGAAAAAATTACAAATTTCAAAACTAAATAGGAGTCAAGCAATCAAAAAAGCATTACCAAGTGTTCTTTATAATACTAGTTATCAACGTACAGAGTATGAGAGAAATATCTCTAAAAATAAGTCTTCTATGCAATTAGAAAAAGGAGGATATAAACAATCAATTACGATTAGTCAACCAATTTTTCAAGGTGGAGCTATTATTGCCGGGATTCAAGGGGCTAAAGCTTATGAAACAATCGCGGATCTGTCGTATGTTCAAGAAGGGTTGAATACTCGTTTAAAAACCATACGAACTTTCTCTAATATTGTGAATAGTAAAAGAAATTTACAAGCTTTAGAAAACTCAGAGAAGCAATTACAAAAGCGATATCAAAAACAAGAAGCACAATTGGAGTTGCGATTGATCACAAAAACAGATTTATTAAAGACAAAATATAATTTATTAGAGATACAATCTTTGATTGCAAAAGCCAAAAGTAATATTGAGGTACAAACTGAAGATTTGAAATTCCAAATGGGAATAGATAAAGAAGAGCAACTAGAAGTGAAAGAGTTTAATGTACCAAATCATTTAACAGATACTATTGATTTTCAAAAAGATAAAGAAAAAGCTTTAGAATCTAGTATTCAATCTTTGATTGCAAAGTCGCAAGTTGAGATAGCAAAAGCTCAAGAAACAGCTGCTTTAGGAAATATGCTTCCTAAGATAAATGCTTTTGCAAGTTATGGAGTGGCAACGGAAAGAACAAAATGGAAGCAAACAAGAGAAGATGCCGAATGGATGGGAGGGCTTTCTGTTTCTTGGAATGTATTTTCTTTTGGAAGTGATTATGACAACTATCAAATTGCAAAATTGGAAAAAGAGAATAAAGAATTGTCAGAAATGACAGCTCAAGATACGATAGAATTAACTTTAAAAACTGCTTATTCTGAATTACAACGATTGGAAATTTTGAGAGAATCTAGGAAAAGAGGATTGGAGGCAGCAGAACTAAACTTTAGCATGGATCAAGAAAAATTTGATTCAGGATTGATTTCTACTATAGATTATTTGCTATCGGAAACACAATTAAGAGAAGCGAGAGTAAATTATTATCAAGCAGAATTAGATTATTACTATGCTTTTGAATATTATAGATCATTGTTAGTATAA